The following DNA comes from Deltaproteobacteria bacterium.
CCGATTGAAGTTGAGAAGGGCGGTCGTCTGGATTTGGTGGCAGAGTTCCATCCGTAATGCTTATCCAAAAAAACATCGCTGCCTATTGGATGCACCAAAACCTCGCTTGGCTGTATCGATGTGAATCAATGAGTACCTTTTGAAGTAGAGCATGACAGGGCGGCTAAGGTGCGCTGTTAATCGTCCCCTCCAGCCTTTGGTTCGCTTTCCGTCGCACTTTCTCCGCCTTCTTTGAGCCAGAGGGTCGGTAGAGCCAGATTCCAGTGCAGAGCGGCAAGCCGAATCACTAAAGTGACCGCGGTGGCTACCAACACGATGATAAGACTTGGCAACCGAAGATGATACAGGAACGCAAGCAGAACCGCGCCACATAAGCTCGCCGATGCATA
Coding sequences within:
- a CDS encoding TRIC cation channel family protein: YADAVGLAGFTVIGFQRGLQETHAYSIGIVMGVTTGVVGGILRDVLSGEIPLIFRREVYASASLCGAVLLAFLYHLRLPSLIIVLVATAVTLVIRLAALHWNLALPTLWLKEGGESATESEPKAGGDD